A single window of Chitinophaga sp. XS-30 DNA harbors:
- a CDS encoding RNA polymerase sigma-70 factor: MHVAHQTPVPASVITAFRHGSEEAFRKIFIVYDARLTAYAAKICLTLQDAEEVVQDVFISLWEHRADMEGDDISGWLITVTRNKALKSLRRHILHTDINSLPEVPADLSDPLQQLYFDEIEQYIYTVIQSLPPMRKKIFLMSRDEDKSYQQIADELGISVLTVKKQVNLALTHLRTQVTPYAFNLALLLFPVY; this comes from the coding sequence ATGCATGTCGCCCATCAAACTCCCGTGCCAGCCTCCGTTATTACCGCATTCCGGCATGGATCGGAGGAGGCCTTCCGGAAAATATTCATAGTTTACGATGCCCGCCTTACCGCGTATGCGGCGAAAATATGCCTTACCCTGCAGGATGCGGAGGAAGTGGTGCAAGATGTATTTATCAGCCTCTGGGAACACCGGGCCGATATGGAAGGCGACGATATCTCTGGCTGGCTTATTACCGTAACCCGCAACAAGGCCCTCAAATCTCTGCGCAGACATATCCTGCATACAGACATCAACAGCCTGCCTGAAGTGCCCGCTGATTTGTCTGACCCGCTGCAACAGCTCTATTTCGATGAGATCGAACAATACATCTATACCGTTATTCAATCCCTGCCACCCATGCGGAAGAAGATATTTCTCATGAGCCGGGATGAAGATAAAAGCTACCAGCAGATTGCCGATGAGCTCGGTATTTCCGTGCTGACCGTGAAGAAGCAGGTGAACCTTGCTCTTACACATTTACGCACACAGGTCACTCCCTATGCCTTCAACCTGGCCTTGTTGCTCTTTCCCGTATATTAA
- a CDS encoding type IV toxin-antitoxin system AbiEi family antitoxin yields the protein MNELTTDIIHRAVAKLKELTGCTGHYQPIADKGAPGIDGVIELHFSEGRIIKLMAEAKREVKPYHMPAFEEANKKYNKFIVIADRIYPAQRRIMREKGIAYLDTVGNMSLEKEGILLWIDGQKLADEEKPVTNRAFTKTGLKTVFYILADEKKLNLPYRELAAATGVALGNIKYIIEGLADAGFILQIGNGQKVLKNKNGLLDRWLAGYQETLKPALHLGDYDFFNKDLNSNWQMLPAENNTIAWGGEAAAELLTNYLTPQYLTLYTNYKVPIATTWKLIPKAHGRIKMYKKFWENIEWDEKRLTPPLLVYADLMLTGDPRCIEAARIIYEKYLKDEFES from the coding sequence ATGAACGAATTAACGACAGATATTATCCATCGCGCCGTGGCGAAACTTAAGGAACTGACTGGTTGCACCGGACATTACCAGCCAATCGCTGATAAGGGCGCGCCAGGCATCGACGGAGTAATCGAACTGCACTTCAGCGAAGGTCGGATCATTAAACTCATGGCAGAAGCGAAAAGAGAGGTAAAGCCTTATCATATGCCCGCTTTCGAGGAAGCCAACAAGAAGTACAACAAATTTATAGTTATCGCAGACAGAATATATCCGGCTCAGCGCAGGATAATGAGGGAAAAAGGAATTGCCTATTTGGATACTGTGGGCAATATGAGCCTGGAAAAGGAGGGTATCCTTCTTTGGATAGACGGTCAGAAGCTTGCCGATGAGGAAAAGCCGGTCACCAATCGGGCTTTTACAAAGACAGGTTTAAAAACAGTATTTTATATTCTGGCTGACGAAAAAAAACTGAACCTGCCATATCGTGAACTTGCAGCTGCAACCGGGGTCGCTCTCGGCAACATCAAATACATTATCGAAGGGCTTGCTGATGCAGGATTTATCTTGCAGATAGGTAACGGGCAGAAAGTGCTTAAGAACAAAAATGGGCTATTGGATAGATGGTTGGCCGGTTATCAGGAAACGCTAAAGCCGGCTCTGCATTTGGGAGATTACGATTTCTTCAACAAAGATCTGAATAGCAACTGGCAGATGCTTCCTGCAGAAAACAACACCATTGCTTGGGGAGGCGAGGCTGCTGCAGAATTGCTGACCAACTATCTGACTCCGCAATACCTGACCTTGTACACTAACTACAAGGTGCCGATTGCTACAACATGGAAACTTATACCTAAAGCACACGGTAGGATAAAGATGTACAAGAAATTCTGGGAAAATATAGAGTGGGATGAAAAACGACTCACTCCACCCCTCCTGGTTTACGCCGATCTAATGCTAACCGGTGATCCTCGTTGTATTGAGGCAGCCAGGATTATTTATGAAAAGTATTTGAAGGATGAATTTGAGAGCTAG
- a CDS encoding nucleotidyl transferase AbiEii/AbiGii toxin family protein, which yields MNLRASKHGYLKKEFSAMEDAFAALGIDFYLIGAVAREVWYAKGDQQFRTTKDVDFAVLVGSKAEYDAVRQYLIHRSGFTATKENAFVLISPAGIQVDILPFGEIEEQGGVKITGFGMASISLDGFHEVYLSGTEETDLGTGHLFKVATLSAIVLLKLIAYDDRPEKRAKDARDIANIISCFFELQADLIYDNHSDIFTGDEDVLDTISLPEISAIVIGRELKRITGGNEDLLKRLTSIITEQATLAEKSAFIRNMLEETGQTVEEVQKWLQAMQRGIS from the coding sequence ATGAATTTGAGAGCTAGCAAGCACGGATATCTAAAAAAAGAATTCAGTGCAATGGAGGATGCCTTTGCGGCATTGGGAATAGATTTTTATTTAATTGGAGCCGTAGCCCGGGAAGTATGGTATGCCAAAGGAGATCAACAGTTCAGGACTACCAAGGATGTAGACTTTGCGGTGCTCGTCGGAAGCAAAGCGGAGTATGACGCGGTCAGGCAATATCTGATTCACAGAAGTGGTTTTACGGCCACAAAAGAAAATGCTTTTGTGCTGATTTCCCCTGCAGGCATTCAGGTGGATATTCTTCCTTTTGGTGAGATCGAGGAGCAAGGTGGCGTCAAAATCACCGGGTTCGGTATGGCCAGCATCAGTTTAGATGGCTTCCATGAAGTATATTTGTCGGGCACAGAGGAAACTGATCTGGGAACCGGGCATCTATTTAAGGTCGCTACCTTGTCTGCAATCGTACTTTTGAAGTTAATTGCATATGACGACCGGCCGGAGAAACGAGCTAAGGACGCCAGGGATATAGCCAATATTATTAGCTGCTTTTTCGAACTGCAGGCCGATCTTATCTATGATAACCATTCCGATATTTTTACCGGCGATGAAGATGTGCTCGATACTATAAGTCTGCCTGAAATCTCCGCAATCGTGATCGGTAGAGAATTGAAACGGATAACAGGGGGGAATGAAGATTTGTTAAAACGGCTGACATCAATTATTACGGAGCAGGCAACTTTAGCAGAAAAAAGTGCGTTTATCCGTAATATGCTGGAAGAAACCGGTCAGACCGTTGAGGAGGTCCAAAAATGGTTACAAGCAATGCAAAGAGGAATATCATGA
- a CDS encoding RNA polymerase sigma factor, which translates to MSTNTSYNEKELLLRLEAGDKSAFDSLYYRFEPRVRLFLHPFAIGDTDMIDIVIQDVFVKLWLKRQELSGIATLEYYLQRMAKNRLLDILKLRNIRDRHKKNYAILQSTSTNNAKEELQLKEYLAIAREGMDKMPLRRRIIFSMNELDGFSIDEIATQMQISRDVVKKQLQKARAFLKEYISKHGDLPGAICLAILVLLEY; encoded by the coding sequence TTGTCAACTAACACTTCATACAACGAGAAAGAGCTGCTTTTACGCCTGGAAGCTGGCGACAAGTCCGCTTTTGATTCACTCTACTACCGTTTTGAGCCAAGGGTAAGATTATTCCTTCATCCCTTTGCAATTGGCGATACAGACATGATTGACATCGTTATCCAGGATGTTTTTGTAAAGCTGTGGCTTAAAAGACAAGAGCTATCCGGCATTGCAACCCTGGAGTATTATCTGCAAAGGATGGCCAAAAATCGCTTGCTGGATATCCTGAAGCTACGCAATATCCGGGATCGCCATAAAAAAAACTACGCAATACTGCAGTCAACATCAACCAATAATGCGAAAGAAGAACTGCAATTAAAGGAATATCTCGCTATAGCACGGGAAGGCATGGATAAAATGCCCTTGCGGCGACGTATCATCTTTTCCATGAACGAGCTTGATGGCTTTTCTATCGACGAGATCGCCACACAAATGCAAATTTCCCGTGATGTGGTGAAAAAGCAATTACAAAAAGCCAGGGCTTTCCTGAAGGAATATATATCAAAGCATGGTGACCTTCCGGGGGCAATTTGCCTGGCTATCCTGGTTTTGTTGGAGTATTAA